The following is a genomic window from Defluviimonas aquaemixtae.
ACGCCGGTCTTGGTGTAGAAGCCGGGGATGCCCGCGCCGCCCGCGCGCATGCGTTCGGCGAGCGTGCCTTGCGGGTTGAATTCCAGCTCCAACTCGCCCGAGAGATATTGCCGCATGAACTCGGCGTTCTCGCCGACATAGGAGGAGATCATTTTCTTGATCTGCTTGGTCCCGAGCAGGACCCCGAGCCCGAAATCATCCACCCCGCAATTGTTGGAGGCGATGGTGATGTCCTTCGTTCCGGCCTCCTGGATCGCGTCGATCAGAAGCTCCGGAATGCCGCAAAGGCCGAAGCCGCCCGCCGCGATGAACATGCCGTCGTGAAGCAGCCCGTCCAGGGCCTCCTTCGCGCTGCCGTAGACCTTCTTCAT
Proteins encoded in this region:
- a CDS encoding CoA transferase subunit A, whose amino-acid sequence is MKKVYGSAKEALDGLLHDGMFIAAGGFGLCGIPELLIDAIQEAGTKDITIASNNCGVDDFGLGVLLGTKQIKKMISSYVGENAEFMRQYLSGELELEFNPQGTLAERMRAGGAGIPGFYTKTGVGTVIAEGKEHKEFDGETYILERGIVADLSIVKAWKADDTGNLVFRKTARNFNPPAATCGKVCVAEVEEIVPRGSLDPDCIHLPGIFVHRLIQGAHEKRIEQRTVRKREEA